Proteins encoded together in one Gemmatimonadales bacterium window:
- a CDS encoding response regulator transcription factor, with the protein MKILVIEDDRKVAGFIEQGLREEGYAVDVAQDGDEGTMLAHVYDYDVILLDVMMPKKSGLQVAAELRREGRGTPILMLTARDATEDVVRGLNAGADDYLTKPFKFDELLARVRALMRRGGAGRTEVLAYGPVEMDRLKHKVRVKGKALELSPKEFHLLEHFLLRPEEVVRRTELLEKVWDMHFDPESNVVDVHVGNLRRKLKRAAEADLIHTVRGVGFKLQVPEADGS; encoded by the coding sequence ATGAAGATCCTGGTGATCGAGGACGACCGGAAGGTCGCCGGCTTCATCGAGCAGGGGCTCCGTGAAGAGGGGTACGCGGTGGACGTCGCGCAGGACGGCGACGAGGGGACGATGCTGGCCCACGTCTACGACTACGACGTCATCCTGCTCGACGTGATGATGCCGAAGAAGAGCGGCCTCCAGGTGGCCGCCGAGCTGCGGCGCGAAGGGCGGGGCACCCCGATCCTCATGCTGACCGCCCGTGACGCCACCGAGGACGTGGTGCGCGGGCTCAACGCCGGCGCCGACGACTACCTCACCAAGCCGTTCAAGTTCGACGAGCTGCTCGCCCGGGTGCGCGCACTGATGCGGCGCGGCGGCGCCGGCCGCACCGAGGTCCTGGCCTACGGGCCGGTGGAGATGGACCGGCTCAAGCACAAGGTGCGCGTGAAGGGGAAGGCGCTGGAGCTGTCGCCCAAGGAGTTCCACCTCCTGGAGCACTTCCTGCTCAGGCCGGAGGAGGTGGTGAGGCGCACCGAGCTGCTGGAGAAGGTGTGGGACATGCACTTCGATCCGGAGAGCAACGTGGTGGACGTCCACGTGGGCAATCTCCGCCGGAAGCTCAAGCGCGCCGCCGAGGCGGACCTCATCCACACGGTGCGCGGCGTCGGGTTCAAGCTCCAGGTCCCGGAAGCGGACGGGTCGTGA